Proteins co-encoded in one Bemisia tabaci chromosome 9, PGI_BMITA_v3 genomic window:
- the LOC109040392 gene encoding uncharacterized protein yields the protein MVPDRSRSVFGPNSFFPQLRFCCCGCSLRMGVLIIGWFTVIVGALMILGFWPVANRLRGIDISNSPEKRVAVYLWVIDYFIDGILLRIAGIILLIGVYAEKPKCVLLFLIASAVDAVKLVIEIPLFIFTNIDRSVSVEISSDNELYPLFEHPLGLFITLVLTLYFLAVTNSYYSEMENAPPKRCGTGVAPDNVRNA from the exons ATGGTGCCGGACAGATCTCGGTCGGTTTTTGGACCCAACTCCTTTTTCCCGCAATTGAGGTTTTGTTGCTGCGGTTGCTCTTTGAGAATGGGAGTACTAATCATAGGCTGGTTCACTGTG ATTGTAGGCGCACTCATGattcttggattttggcctgtCGCTAATCGTTTGAGGGGGATCGACATTTCAAATAGCCCAG AGAAAAGGGTGGCCGTTTACTTATGGGTGATCGACTACTTTATTGACGGCATTCTTCTCAGAATTGCCGGTATCATTCTGCTCATTGGCGTCTATGCG GAAAAGCCAAAATGTGTGCTTCTGTTCCTGATAGCGAGCGCCGTCGACGCAGTCAAGTTAGTGATTGAAATTCCACTTTTCATCTTCACCAACATCGATAGAAGCGTatcagttgaaatttcatccgATAATGAGTTGTATCCTTTATTTGAGCATCCGTTGGGGCTCTTCATTACTCTTG TGCTGACTCTGTATTTTCTGGCGGTGACTAACAGTTATTACAGCGAAATGGAAAACGCTCCTCCGAAAAGATGTGGTACAGGAGTCGCCCCTGACAATGTACGCAATGCTTGA
- the LOC109040389 gene encoding uncharacterized protein → MPADFHERTSVLKVEDYLHKKMLKLSANLKTLEAQMQDLAANDVGILRPLINVLNESDQALVPIIKQLMENLEKTATQMQGGKIITNSQRSFES, encoded by the exons ATGCCAGCAGATTTTCATGAG AGAACATCGGTCCTCAAAGTTGAGGATTACTTGCACAAAAAAATGCTTAAGCTGTCTGCAAATCTCAAAACTTTAGAGGCACAAATGCAAGACCTAGCGGCCAATGATGTTGGCATACTGCGGCCGTTAATCAACGTGCTGAATGAGAGTGATCAGGCTCTTGTCCCAATCATAAAACAGCTCATGGAGAACCTGGAAAAGACGGCTACGCAAATGCAAGGTGGCAAGATAATAACCAATTCTCAACGAAGTTTTGAATCATGA
- the LOC140225377 gene encoding uncharacterized protein: protein MTAALVCSILMVYTSIEAFTIPAAPTQSYDVLLDELIAAENSRKTAIKKAKEEAAKKKSDGMSKFLEAAGEVDESLVKLRIYFDAGKAAFDVNKGKLSIQEEGVAAKTQLLQDQNYVPNQMARLAASLTTLEARMNDLTPDECNSSKLREVVTALRQSEQVLVPITSKFRIECDKIKGAG, encoded by the exons ATGACTGCTGCTTTAGTGTGCTCTATCTTGATGGTTTACACATCTATCGAGGCCTtc ACCATTCCTGCCGCGCCGACCCAAAGTTACGATGTGTTGCTAGATGAGCTTATCGCTGCGGAAAACAGCAGAAAGACCGCGATAAAAAAAGCGAAGGAGGAGGCCGCGAAGAAAAAAAGTGATGGAATGAGCAAGTTTCTGGAGGCAGCTGGAGAAGTAGATGAGTCCCTCGTAAAGCTAAGAATTTACTTCGATGCTGGTAAGGCCGCGTTCGACGTCAACAAAGGCAAACTGAGCATACAGGAGGAAGGTGTAGCTGCG AAAACACAACTTCTTCAAGATCAAAATTACGTGCCCAATCAAATGGCTCGGCTGGCCGCAAGTCTCACAACTTTAGAAGCGAGAATGAATGATCTAACCCCAGATGAGTGTAACAGTAGCAAGTTACGGGAAGTAGTTACTGCCCTTAGGCAAAGTGAACAAGTACTGGTTCCTATCACGAGCAAGTTTAGGATtgaatgtgacaaaataaaaggAGCCGGGTAA